A single region of the Novosphingobium sp. SL115 genome encodes:
- a CDS encoding 2,4'-dihydroxyacetophenone dioxygenase family protein, giving the protein MPEAAHTEFWKDLKPVAKVFREGGLPEVYLPKIAEGDERFWVPISETVFSKPVWISPAKNMWADVLMSKQAGLVNRHYHPHPIWAYTISGKWAYLEHEWTATAGDFVYETPGESHTLVCYEHEDPMKVFFVVSGPLMWLDEDGNTTGHYDVFDYMQAAREHYDKVGIGADYVDTLIR; this is encoded by the coding sequence ATGCCCGAAGCCGCCCACACCGAATTCTGGAAGGATCTCAAACCAGTAGCCAAGGTGTTCCGCGAAGGCGGGCTGCCCGAAGTCTATCTGCCCAAGATTGCCGAGGGCGACGAACGCTTCTGGGTGCCCATTTCCGAGACGGTGTTTTCCAAGCCCGTGTGGATCAGCCCGGCCAAGAACATGTGGGCCGATGTGCTGATGAGCAAGCAGGCGGGATTGGTGAACCGCCATTATCATCCGCACCCGATTTGGGCCTACACCATCAGCGGCAAGTGGGCCTATCTTGAACATGAATGGACCGCCACGGCGGGCGACTTCGTTTACGAAACGCCGGGCGAGAGCCACACGCTGGTCTGTTACGAACACGAAGATCCGATGAAGGTGTTCTTCGTCGTGTCCGGCCCGCTGATGTGGCTGGACGAAGATGGCAACACCACCGGCCATTACGACGTGTTCGATTACATGCAGGCCGCGCGCGAACACTACGACAAGGTCGGCATCGGTGCCGATTATGTCGACACCCTGATCCGCTGA